From one Montipora capricornis isolate CH-2021 chromosome 10, ASM3666992v2, whole genome shotgun sequence genomic stretch:
- the LOC138021603 gene encoding uncharacterized protein: MPAGGSGVLEHSLAELTSMEPIRVPSNEVIDRRDGVSGTVEHFSAESASTEPMTVSGLPEDGTGLSVKKLIHLLAPTFDEEGSDSRKHHKEVYNAFIRYITEVSAGRRVMVSVNITLGHILQFVCGTDEEPVLGFAKSPGILFVPIDIAFLPIANTCVNSLNLPYPSGTVSLPSDEALFNLYDYAFVSAFFETV, from the exons ATGCCTGCTGGAGGGAGTGGTGTGCTAGAGCATTCTTTGGCAGAACTTACCAGCATGGAACCCATTCGTGTACCAAGTAATGAAGTCATTGATCGAAGGGATGGAGTAAGTGGTACTGTGGAACATTTTTCGGCAGAAAGCGCTAGTACAGAACCCATGACTGTATCAG GCCTTCCTGAAGATGGAACTGGTCTCAGTGTCAAGAAACTGATACATCTGTTGGCTCCTACATTTGATGAAGAAGGGTCAGATTCTAGAAAGCATCACAAAGAAGTGTATAATGCCTTCATCAGGTACATAACAGAAGTCTCTGCAGGGCGGAGAGTTATGGTATCAGTGAACATCACTCTTGGCCACATTTTACAATTTGTTTGTGGGACTGATGAAGAACCTGTCCTAGGATTTGCAAAGTCTCCTGGGATCCTATTTGTTCCTATTGATATCGCCTTTTTACCCATAGCAAACACATGTGTAAATAGTCTCAATCTGCCATACCCCAGTGGAACTGTCAGTCTTCCCTCAGATGAAGCACTTTTTAATCTCTATGATTATGCTTTCGTTAGTGCTTTTTTTGAAACTGtgtga